Proteins from a single region of candidate division WOR-3 bacterium:
- a CDS encoding T9SS type A sorting domain-containing protein: MRRMIAFALVMVAFATAQNYKCDWNVVGMGGGEMTGNYKCGSTVGQTAAGPITGANYWALIGFWQPEGATGVREAQWSSGQAFKTRLYRPFPTPAARSVTIRYTLDAERQTLLQVHDLTGRAVRTLCASSMKRGAYSVTWNGRDDRGRSIATGVYFVRLNAGDYRATEKVVLQK, from the coding sequence ATGAGACGAATGATTGCGTTTGCTTTGGTGATGGTGGCATTCGCCACAGCCCAGAACTACAAATGTGACTGGAACGTCGTCGGCATGGGCGGCGGGGAGATGACGGGCAACTACAAGTGCGGCTCGACCGTCGGCCAGACCGCAGCCGGGCCCATCACGGGCGCGAACTACTGGGCGCTGATCGGCTTCTGGCAGCCGGAGGGTGCGACCGGTGTGAGAGAGGCCCAGTGGTCCAGTGGTCAAGCGTTCAAGACAAGGCTGTACCGGCCCTTCCCGACTCCCGCTGCACGCAGCGTGACGATCCGCTACACACTGGACGCTGAACGCCAGACGCTCTTGCAGGTGCATGACCTGACAGGCAGGGCCGTCCGGACACTCTGTGCATCGAGCATGAAGCGTGGGGCGTACAGCGTCACCTGGAACGGCCGGGATGACCGTGGCCGGTCTATTGCCACCGGCGTCTACTTCGTCCGGCTGAATGCGGGCGACTACCGGGCGACCGAGAAGGTGGTCTTGCAGAAGTAG